In one window of Juglans regia cultivar Chandler chromosome 3, Walnut 2.0, whole genome shotgun sequence DNA:
- the LOC108984791 gene encoding ribosome production factor 2 homolog, producing MLQVKTPKKGRVRRALEKRAPKLVENGKKTLILHGTKTSGVLNAVLTEIYNIKKGSAVKFSRKNENIKPFESGGETSLEFFSQRTDCSIFVYGSHSKKRPDNLVIGRTYDHHIYDLVEVGVENFKRMESFAYDKNLAPRIGSKPMIAFVGEGFENVEELKHLKEVLLDLLRGEVVENLNIAGLDHVYVCTSISSNRVFLSHCGLRLKKSGTAVPRMELVEVGPSMDLIVRRNRLPSDSLRKEAMKTAREQPKKKLKNVSGDSIQGKIGKIYIPDQKIGEMALPNKAKGIKRERREAKLKDQDNGHASKKQKENRA from the exons ATGTTGCAAGTAAAAACTCCGAAGAAAGGAAGGGTTAGAAGGGCGCTCGAGAAACGCGCCCCCAAACTT GTTGAAAACGGGAAGAAGACACTGATACTTCACGGTACGAAGACGAGTGGCGTTCTAAACGCCGTCTTGACTGAAATCTACAACATAAAGAAAGGTAGCGCCGTCAAGTTCAGCCGTAAGAACGAGAATATCAAGCCGTTTGAGAGCGGGGGCGAGACCTCTTTGGAGTTCTTTTCTCAAAGAACTGACTGCAGCATTTTTGTG TATGGTTCTCACTCAAAGAAGCGGCCTGATAATCTTGTTATTGGGAGAACTTATGACCACCACATCTATGATCTTGTGGAGGTTGGGGTTGAAAATTTCAAACGGATGGAGTCATTCGCATATGATAAGAATTTGGCTCCACGAATTGGGTCTAAACCTATGATTGCTTTTGTTGGAGAAGGATTTGAGAATGTAGAGGAACTGAAACATTTGAAGGAAGTTTTGCTTGATCTGCTGCGGGGAGAG GTTGTGGAGAATTTAAATATTGCTGGGTTAGACCACGTATATGTATGTACATCTATATCTTCAAACAGGGTATTTCTCTCTCACTGTGGACTGCGGCTAAAAAAGTCTGGCACAGCAGTACCAAGGATGGAACTTGTAGAAGTTGGCCCTTCCATGGACTTGATAGTTCGGCGGAATCGTCTTCCAAGTGACAGCCTCAGGAAAGAAGCCATGAAAACAGCTAGAGAGCAACCTAAGAAGAAG TTGAAAAATGTTAGCGGGGATTCAATACAAGGCAAGATCGGGAAGATATACATTCCAGATCAGAAG ATTGGAGAAATGGCGCTGCCTAACAAAGCAAAAGGTATAAAGAGGGAGCGCCGTGAAG
- the LOC108984776 gene encoding putative phytosulfokines 6, which produces MKPQNFPSNIIFIFFVFLLCSYLTSARLLATEEGENGVKVNGNITPAAGSFTDLEDLSNLMGLEESCDDKDEECLNRRMVAEAHLDYIYTQEHKP; this is translated from the exons ATGAagccacaaaattttccttcaaatatcatctttattttctttgtttttcttctttgctcctATCTAACATCTGCTCGTCTCCTGGCAACAGAAGAGG GTGAAAACGGAGTGAAGGTTAATGGGAATATTACTCCTGCTGCTGGATCATTTACAGACTTGGAAGATCTTTCGAac CTGATGGGGTTAGAGGAGTCATGTGATGACAAAGATGAAGAATGTTTGAACAGAAGGATGGTTGCGGAGGCTCACTTGGATTACATATACACCCAGGAGCACAAGCCTTAG
- the LOC108984774 gene encoding PAN domain-containing protein At5g03700-like has product MDGITNSVTRLRATQLLLFTTHILFTSTAWTYIITGAAAQGLRKGFEATPDPKVSSFQPLLSDSTGNFSLAFLRVNENQLALAILHLQSSEPLWLANPTELASWSDTTQLFFNGSLVVSDAHSKVFWSTRTDGDVVMLLNSSNLQVQKLRDPPSVVWQSFDFPTDTLVENQNLTSNMSLNSSNGLYSMRLGYDFWGLHAKFGDNSDQIYWKHTALEAKAKVVEGQGPIYAQVNSDGYLGMYQNGSTPVDIQPFNSFHRPINGGFLRLRLEQDGNLRGYYWDGSSWALNYAAISDTCELPSPCGLYGLCSPKYGCFCLDNRTEYRSGKECLPKETGDFCSEKVIKDDFWVLMRNGVELPFKEQMQYETTSSLEECEGLCENNCSCWGAVYNNGSGFCYMVDYPIQTLVATGDKSKVGYFKVRGGAGKKKRNVAVGVGYAAGGVAAVILIGTIGFLTYRIWKRRTREEEGDVSPGPYKNLGSASFKSIEMSNR; this is encoded by the coding sequence ATGGACGGAATCACCAACTCGGTGACGCGTTTACGTGCAACTCAGCTTCTCCTTTTTACGACCCATATTCTCTTCACATCCACGGCATGGACGTATATCATTACTGGAGCCGCCGCCCAAGGGCTTAGAAAAGGCTTCGAAGCCACCCCAGACCCGAAGGTGTCGTCATTCCAACCTCTCCTCAGCGATTCTACAGGCAATTTCTCACTCGCTTTCCTCCGAGTGAACGAGAACCAGCTCGCTCTCGCCATTCTCCACTTGCAGTCCTCCGAACCACTCTGGCTCGCCAACCCGACTGAGCTGGCTAGCTGGTCCGACACAACCCAGCTCTTCTTCAATGGCAGTCTCGTGGTTTCAGATGCTCACTCGAAGGTTTTTTGGTCAACTCGTACAGACGGCGACGTTGTTATGCTCCTCAACTCCTCGAATCTCCAAGTACAAAAACTTAGGGACCCTCCCTCGGTTGTCTGGCAAAGTTTTGACTTCCCCACAGATACCCTTGTCGAGAACCAAAATTTAACGTCCAACATGTCTTTGAATTCATCAAATGGACTTTACTCTATGCGCTTAGGGTACGACTTTTGGGGCTTACACGCAAAGTTTGGTGATAACTCGGATCAGATATACTGGAAACACACGGCGTTAGAGGCCAAAGCAAAGGTGGTCGAAGGACAGGGACCGATTTACGCCCAAGTCAACTCGGACGGTTATCTGGGTATGTACCAAAATGGAAGCACACCAGTGGACATACAACCATTCAATAGTTTTCATAGACCGATCAATGGGGGGTTCCTCCGGCTGCGGTTGGAACAGGACGGAAATCTCAGAGGGTATTACTGGGACGGGTCCAGTTGGGCCTTGAACTACGCGGCGATCTCGGATACTTGCGAGCTACCGAGTCCATGCGGTTTGTACGGTTTGTGCAGCCCCAAGTACGGTTGCTTCTGTTTGGACAACCGGACGGAATATCGCTCCGGCAAGGAGTGTCTTCCCAAGGAGACCGGTGACTTCTGCAGCGAAAAGGTAATTAAGGACGACTTCTGGGTTCTGATGAGGAATGGCGTCGAGCTGCCGTTCAAGGAGCAAATGCAATACGAAACGACATCTTCGCTGGAAGAGTGCGAGGGCCTATGCGAGAACAACTGTAGTTGTTGGGGGGCCGTGTATAACAACGGGTCCGGGTTTTGTTACATGGTGGACTATCCGATCCAAACGTTGGTGGCCACCGGGGACAAGAGTAAGGTGGGGTATTTTAAGGTGCGGGGAGGTgcagggaagaagaaaaggaacgTGGCTGTTGGAGTCGGGTATGCAGCGGGGGGTGTGGCGGCGGTGATCTTGATTGGGACGATAGGGTTTTTGACGTACAGGATTTGGAAAAGGAGGACCCGGGAAGAGGAGGGTGACGTTTCACCCGGCCCGTATAAGAATCTGGGATCAGCGAGCTTCAAGTCCATCGAGATGTCCAATAGATGA
- the LOC108984773 gene encoding uncharacterized protein LOC108984773 — protein MRSIASCYSEHAVKVSDLYCSGPSNQPNLSTKMIPSTPNAVGCIYKAKLSTQKQLLITLNWCNELMGQGFIINIDDNASSPSKSNSNCQRLQKSKGTKKFQSCNSKIEVFWDISKANYDSGPEPLDGFYVMVFVDSELSLRLGDNDIEDLEDKRYNTETPHAKFSLVSRSEHFSGNAVYSTKAQFCDTGTPHDILIKCVGEIGSKSPVLSVFIDKKNIFQVNRLRWNFRGNQAIFLDGLLVDLMWDVHDWFFNPTYGSAVFMFRTRSGFDSRLWLEEKNLKLKEQEKVGFTLLICACKKET, from the coding sequence ATGAGGAGTATAGCATCTTGTTACAGCGAACATGCCGTTAAGGTGTCCGATTTGTATTGTTCGGGCCCTTCAAACCAGCCTAATCTCTCAACAAAGATGATTCCTTCGACCCCAAATGCAGTGGGATGCATATACAAAGCCAAACTCTCAACCCAAAAGCAGCTCCTGATCACGCTCAATTGGTGCAATGAACTTATGGGCCAAGGCTTCATTATTAACATCGATGACAACGCATCCTCCCCCTCCAAGTCTAATTCCAATTGTCAACGACTGCAAAAGAGCAAAGgcacaaaaaaattccaatcttGCAACTCAAAGATTGAAGTGTTCTGGGATATTTCGAAAGCTAATTATGATTCTGGACCTGAGCCGCTGGATGGGTTTTATGTCATGGTTTTTGTTGACTCAGAGCTGAGCCTGCGCCTTGGAGACAATGATATTGAAGACTTAGAAGACAAGAGATACAACACAGAAACCCCACACGCAAAGTTCTCATTGGTTTCTAGGAGCGAGCACTTCTCTGGTAATGCTGTTTATTCAACTAAGGCACAGTTCTGCGACACAGGAACACCTCATGACATCTTGATCAAATGTGTTGGAGAAATAGGATCAAAGAGTCCTGTATTATCTGTTTTCATTGAcaagaagaatatttttcaaGTGAATAGATTAAGGTGGAATTTTAGAGGGAACCAAGCGATCTTTCTAGATGGTTTGTTGGTGGATTTGATGTGGGATGTTCATGACTGGTTCTTCAATCCAACATATGGGTCTGCTGTTTTCATGTTTAGGACTAGGAGTGGGTTTGACAGCAGGCTGTGGTTGGAGGAGAAGAATTTGAAACTGAAGGAACAAGAGAAGGTTGGATTCACGTTGCTGATCTGTGCTTGTAAGAAAGAAACCTGA
- the LOC108985009 gene encoding fructose-bisphosphate aldolase 6, cytosolic-like, whose product MSAFKSKYQDELIANAAYIGTPGKGILAADESTGTIGKRLSSINVENVEENRRVLRELLFTTPGALQYLSGVILFEETLYQKTASGKPFVELLKEGGVLPGIKVDKGTVELPGTNGETTTQGLDGLAQRCQKYYEAGARFAKWRAVLKIGATEASQLAINDNANGLARYAIICQENGLVPIVEPEILVDGPHDIEKCADVTERVLAAVYKALNDHHVLLEGTLLKPNMVTPGSEAPKVAPEVIAKYTVTALQRTMPPAVPAVVFLSGGQSEEEATLNLNAMNKYKGKKPWSLSFSFGRALQQSTLKTWAGKPENFEKAQAAFLSRAKANSEATLGIYKGDAKLSEGASESLHVKDYKY is encoded by the exons ATGTCGGCTTTCAAGAGCAAATACCAGG ACGAGCTTATTGCTAATGCTGCATACATTGGTACCCCTGGGAAGGGTATCCTTGCTGCTGATGAGTCAACTGGTACCATTGGCAAGCGTCTTTCCAGCATTAATGTCGAGAATGTTGAAGAGAACAGGCGTGTTCTACGAGAGCTTCTGTTCACCACTCCCGGTGCCCTCCAATACCTCAGTGGAGTAATTCTTTTTGAGGAGACCCTCTATCAGAAGACAGCTTCTG GTAAGCCCTTTGTTGAGCTTTTGAAGGAAGGTGGAGTTCTCCCTGGTATCAAGGTCGACAAGGGCACTGTTGAGCTTCCTGGTACCAATGGTGAGACCACCACCCAGGGTCTTGATGGCCTTGCACAGCGTTGCCAGAAGTACTATGAAGCTGGTGCTCGATTTGCCAAATGGCGTGCTGTGCTCAAGATTGGCGCAACTGAGGCATCGCAGCTGGCCATCAACGATAATGCCAATGGTTTGGCCCGATATGCTATCATCTGCCAGGAAAATGGCTTGGTCCCCATAGTTGAGCCAGAGATTCTGGTTGATGGACCCCATGATATTGAGAAGTGTGCTGATGTGACCGAACGCGTGCTTGCTGCTGTTTACAAAGCTCTAAATGATCACCATGTCCTGCTTGAGGGAACTTTGTTGAAGCCCAACATGGTGACCCCAGGATCTGAGGCACCAAAGGTTGCACCAGAGGTGATTGCTAAGTACACTGTTACGGCACTACAGCGAACTATGCCTCCTGCAGTTCCTGCAGTTGTTTTCTTGTCTGGTGGTCAGAGTGAGGAGGAGGCAACCCTCAACCTAAATGCAATGAACAAATACAAGGGAAAGAAGCCATGGAGTCTTTCATTCTCCTTTGGGCGGGCCCTTCAGCAGAGCACTCTCAAGACTTGGGCTGGAAAGCCGGAAAATTTTGAGAAGGCTCAGGCTGCTTTCCTTTCCAGGGCCAAGGCAAACTCAGAGGCAACCCTGGGAATTTACAAGGGCGATGCAAAACTCAGTGAGGGTGCCTCGGAGAGCCTTCACGTGAAGGACTATAAGTACTGA
- the LOC108985011 gene encoding trihelix transcription factor PTL, with the protein MEMEDQYGMPDLRQLMNGRSSHFPSIPQPQELFSSHHRNLSPSNHYDMIMVGRQVGAEMLPRGLHEFRSDSASTAPATTPTVTVTTSTSTPSLSGFEAETAGCLGGDGGTGRWPRQETLTLLEIRSRLDPKFKEANQKGPLWDEVSRIMSEEHGYQRSGKKCREKFENLYKYYKKTKEGKAGRQDGKHYRFFRQLEALYGETNNTISVPESHFAGHSLRFQTTNQTAVQANQEAFQSQKHCDSLSLSNSSEYDTSSSNDNDLSTAGLGENESVEIKRRKRKGGRSWKAKIKDFIDSQMRKLMERQEAWLEKLTKTLEQKEQERILRQEEWRKQEAARIDREHKFWAKERAWIEARDAALMETLQKLTGSEVKASSSEGLMAPEIQNHGENQNEDGSEILNNGGKGENWPESEITRLIQLRNATELRIRPSGCSEEVLWEEIAGKMACLGYERNALMYKDKWESINNYPRKTKEGNKKRKENSRGCGYFQTSETSLYNHGGAYCEISEQEPETVRLHGNDGSSPSNSNAGNSVHESCFPFLMGDGDQNLWENYALKVNKGDQNQ; encoded by the exons ATGGAAATGGAGGATCAGTACGGCATGCCCGATCTCAGGCAACTCATGAACGGCAGGTCGTCCCATTTCCCGTCCATCCCACAGCCACAAGAGCTCTTCTCTAGCCACCATCGAAACCTCTCACCCAGCAACCACTACGACATGATTATGGTGGGTCGTCAAGTAGGGGCAGAAATGTTGCCCCGTGGCCTTCACGAGTTTCGCTCTGATTCTGCTTCTACTGCACCTGCCACTACCCCCACCGTTACTGTCACCACTTCTACTTCTACTCCTTCGCTTAGCGGGTTTGAGGCCGAGACTGCAGGTTGCTTAGGTGGCGATGGCGGCACTGGAAGATGGCCCAGACAAGAGACTCTCACTCTTCTTGAGATCAGATCTCGCCTTGATCCAAAGTTCAAAGAGGCTAATCAGAAGGGACCCTTGTGGGATGAAGTTTCCAG GATTATGTCCGAGGAGCATGGGTACCAAAGAAGTGGGAAGAAATGCAGGGAGAAGTTTGAGAACTTgtacaaatattacaaaaaaacaaaggaaggcAAGGCAGGAAGACAAGATGGAAAGCACTACAGGTTCTTTCGCCAACTCGAAGCTCTCTATGGAGAAACTAACAATACGATTTCGGTCCCAGAATCCCATTTTGCTGGACACAGCCTTCGGTTCCAAACAACAAACCAGACCGCAGTTCAAGCAAATCAAGAGGcttttcaatctcaaaagcaTTGTGATAGCCTTAGCCTCTCTAATTCCTCTGAGTACGATACTTCTTCCTCCAATGACAATGATCTCAGCACCGCAGGTCTGGGGGAGAACGAATCGGTGGAGATCAAaaggaggaagagaaaaggTGGAAGAAGCTGGAAGGCGAAGATAAAAGACTTCATCGACTCGCAGATGAGGAAGTTGATGGAGAGACAAGAAGCATGGTTAGAGAAGCTGACGAAAACCCTTGAACAGAAGGAACAAGAGAGGATTTTAAGACAGGAAGAATGGAGGAAACAAGAGGCAGCCAGGATAGATAGGGAGCACAAGTTTTGGGCTAAAGAGCGGGCTTGGATTGAAGCTAGGGATGCCGCTTTAATGGAGACCTTGCAGAAACTAACAGGAAGCGAGGTAAAGGCTTCATCTTCTGAGGGTCTAATGGCCCCTGAAATTCAAAACCACGGTGAAAACCAGAATGAGGATGGAagtgaaatattaaataatggtGGGAAAGGTGAAAACTGGCCTGAGTCTGAGATTACGAGGTTAATACAACTGAGAAATGCCACTGAGTTAAGAATTCGCCCAAGTGGGTGTTCAGAAGAGGTTCTGTGGGAGGAAATAGCTGGAAAGATGGCTTGCTTGGGATATGAAAGAAATGCTTTAATGTACAAAGACAAATGGGAGAGCATCAATAATTATCCTAGAAAAACCAAGGAAGGAAACAAGAAGCGCAAGGAGAATTCAAGAGGCTGTGGATACTTTCAGACTAGCGAGACGTCCCTATACAATCATGGAGGAGCTTACTGCGAAATCAGCGAACAAGAACCAGAGACTGTGAGACTGCACGGGAATGATGGTTCTTCCCCTTCCAATTCCAATGCCGGAAATTCTGTGCACGAGAGCTGCTTTCCTTTCTTGATGGGCGATGGGGATCAAAACTTGTGGGAAAACTATGCTTTGAAAGTCAACAAAGGCGATCAGAACCAGTAA